In Eptesicus fuscus isolate TK198812 chromosome 23, DD_ASM_mEF_20220401, whole genome shotgun sequence, one genomic interval encodes:
- the SUSD2 gene encoding sushi domain-containing protein 2, translated as MGPLLLPWALLLLAAAPGPGPEPVAGAQGTCSSRCGERGGLCSCHPTCAGLGDCCPDVRDFCLEIQPYSGSMMGGKDFLVQHLTWPSPSDPVICRFKESVQTLGHVDSSGRVHCVSPLLYETGRIPFTISMDNGRSFPRSGTWLAMHPSKVSDSEKSQLVNETLWQYYGTPGSGGNLSVTWDAGALPSSAVSIELWGYEETGKPYSGEWMAKWSYLYSLATNIPNSGSFTFVPKPAPQNYQRWQLGALRIVSSKHHGGAKDVQALWSNEHALAWHLGQDFRADPVAWARGQCQAWEELEDQLPNFLEELPDCPCTLAQARADSGRFHTDYGCDVERGSVCTYHPGAVHCVRSVQASPRYAAGQQCCYTKEGTQILTADSTSGSTPDRGHDWGSPPFRAPPRVPGLSHWLYDVLSFYHCCLWAPDCPRYMRRRPSSDCTSYRPPRLASAFGDPHFVTFDGANFTFNGRGEYVLLESALTRLSVQARAEPRTTPEGVQARGTGLTAVAVQEDSSDVVEVRLAGGTARLQVLLNQEVLSFAEQNWMDLKGMFLSVAAGDSVSIMLSSGAGVEVSVQGPFLSVAVLLPEKFLTHTHGLLGTLNGNPADDFTLRSGQVLPPTASSRELHRFGADWAVRNASSLLTYDSRLLVNNFLYGPKHDPTFQPLFPEETPLSPSQAAAELCGDDHFCIFDVAATGNLSVGNATRAAHQLHQRHAQSLQPVVSCGWLAPPPNGRKDGTRYLVGSTVFFHCDNGYSLEGAEVSHCQADGTWSRPTPTCQPGRSHAVLLSIIFGGLAAVAVVTLIYVLLRRRKSHTTPWTSRP; from the exons ATGGGGCCGctcctgctgccctgggccctcctgctgctcgcggcggcccccggccccggccccgagcCCGTGGCAG GGGCCCAGGGGACCTGCTCCAGCCGCTGTGGGGAGCGGGGCGGCCTGTGTTCCTGCCACCCCACCTGCGCCGGCCTGGGCGACTGCTGCCCCGACGTGCGGGACTTCTGCCTGGAGATCCAGCCCTACTCCGGCTCCATGATGGGCGGCAAGGACTTCCTGGTGCAGCACCTCACGTGGCCCAGCCCCTCCGACCCCGTGATCTGCAG GTTTAAGGAGAGCGTGCAGACCCTCGGCCACGTGGACTCCTCGGGCCGCGTCCACTGTGTGTCTCCTCTGCTCTACGAGACGGGCCGCATCCCCTTCACCATCTCCATGGACAACGGCCGCTCCTTCCCGCGATCCGGCACCTGGCTGGCGA TGCACCCCAGCAAAGTGTCGGATTCGGAGAAGAGCCAGCTGGTGAACGAGACCCTCTGGCAGTACTACGGCACCCCCGGCTCCGGGGGCAACCTCTCCGTCACCTGGGACGCCGGGGCCCTGCCCAGCAGCGCCGTCAGCATCGAGCTGTGGGGCTACGAGGAGACAG GGAAGCCATACTCAGGGGAGTGGATGGCAAAATGGTCCTACCTGTACTCCCTGGCCACCAACATCCCCAACTCCGGCTCCTTCACCTTCGTGCCCAAGCCCGCGCCCCAGAACTACCAGAGGTGGCAGCTGGGAGCGCTGAGGATCGTCAGCAGCAAGCACCACGGGGGCGCCAA GGACGTGCAGGCGCTCTGGAGCAACGAGCACgccctggcctggcacctggGCCAGGACTTCCGGGCCGACCCCGTGGCCTGGGCccgcgggcagtgccaggcctgggaggagctggaggaccagctGCCCAACTTCCTGGAGGAGCTGCCCGACTGCCCCTgcaccctggcccaggcccgggcCGACTCCGGCCGCTTCCAC ACGGACTACGGCTGTGACGTGGAGCGGGGCAGCGTGTGCACCTACCACCCGGGCGCCGTGCACTGCGTGCGCTCCGTGCAGGCCAG cccccggtACGCCGCCGGCCAGCAGTGCTGCTACACCAAGGAGGGCACGCAGATCCTGACGGCCGACAGCACCAGCGGCAGCACCCCGGATCGCGGCCACGACTGGGGCTCGCCGCCCttccgcgccccgccccgcgtgCCCGGCCTCTCCCACTGGCTCTACGACGTCCTCAGCTTCTACCACTGCTGCCTGTGGGCGCCCGACTGCCCCCGCTACATGCGCCGGCGGCCCTCCAGCGACTGCACCAGCTACCGGCCCCCTCGCCTCG CCTCTGCTTTCGGGGACCCGCACTTCGTCACCTTCGATGGCGCCAATTTCACCTTCAACGGGCGCGGCGAGTACGTGCTGCTGGAGTCGGCGCTGACCCGCCTGAGTGTGCAGGCGCGCGCCGAGCCCCGGACGACGCCCGAGG gcgTGCAGGCGCGAGGCACCGGGCTGACGGCTGTGGCCGTCCAGGAGGACAGCTCGGACGTGGTGGAGGTGCGGCTGGCGGGCGGGACGGCGCGGCTGCAGGTGCTGCTGAACCAGGAGGTGCTCAGCTTCGCCGAGCAGAACTGGATGGACCTGAAGG GCATGTTCCTGTCGGTGGCCGCCGGGGACAGCGTGTCCATCATGCTCTCGTCGGGGGCGGGCGTGGAGGTCAGCGTCCAGGGCCCCTTCCTGAGCGTGGCCGTCCTGCTGCCCGAGAAGTTCCTCACCCACACGCACGGCCTCCTGGGGACCCTCAACGGCAACCCCGCCGACGACTTCACGCTGCGCAGTGGCCAGGTCCTGCCCCCGACGGCCAGCTCCCGGGAGCTGCACCGGTTTGGGGCTGACT GGGCCGTGAGGAACgcctcctccctgctcacctATGACTCTCGGCTCCTGGTCAACAACTTCCTGTACGGGCCCAAGCACGACCCCACCTTCCAGCCCCTCTTCCCCGAGGAGAcgcccctcagccccagccaggccgCCGCCGAGCTGTGCGGAGACGACCACTTCTGCATCTTCGACGTGGCCGCCACCGGCAACCTGAGCGTGGGCAATGCCACCCGGGCGGCCCACCAGCTGCACCAACGGCATGCGCAGAGCCTGCAGCCTG TGGTGTCCtgcggctggctggccccgccccccaatggGCGGAAGGATGGCACCCGCTACCTGGTGGGCTCCACTGTCTTCTTCCACTGCGACAACGGCTACAGCCTGGAGGGGGCAGAGGTCAGCCACTGCCAGGCCGACGGCACCTGGTCTAGGCCCACCCCGACCTGCCAGCCAG gccggaGCCACGCCGTGCTGCTGAGCATCATCTTCGGAGGCCTGGCCGCGGTGGCTGTGGTCACGCTGATCTACGTGCTGCTGCGACGCAGGAAGAGCCACAC gaccCCCTGGACTTCGAGGCCCTGA